One segment of Rhodanobacter thiooxydans DNA contains the following:
- a CDS encoding ArnT family glycosyltransferase: protein MPSSSYRRSEHLRAVWPWLPLWTAVALLAIFSHGPMPLYSTRTLAVAWEMWHQGHWLVPHINGQPYSEKAPLLFWLIQAGWFAFGVSDVWPRVLEVLFGGTQLVLVSLLARRLFPQRPWMAKAAPWMLLAFGYAFLFGLQIMYDVLLAVWTLAALLCLTPKPQRSEPRWLLFGLCVGFGLLTKGPVMLLHVAFPWLLGPLWNDWASQHRARWYGRGVLALLLGGAMLLAWALPAGFSGGEAYRQRLFFTQTAGRVVDKLAQGKDLQNHAAPFWFYLLWLPVMLFPFAGWPRVWVAVASLRRPLESGLRFALCWLLPTFVVLSLISGKQLYYPLPELGGITLLLAGAIAVLRERRPSLAGNGWLGTWPLGAGGIVFAVALFLLPLLVAGNHLHGEWADAAAPYSRYFSVVFLLLGSLLLLRGRGELRRLAVAGLVGVLALNTLFTLTLWPRYDLRPTAHLLGAADQANRAIAFLGNYEGQFHFEGRLTRPIEELLGNPVVQDQAVQDFARAHPDGLIVVRVDQTDANDLRYALLVQPFRSSWLVVWPATSLADLRAGHTPPEPAQPTRIYPADDWRYRTQP, encoded by the coding sequence GTGCCATCCAGCTCCTACCGCCGTTCCGAACACCTGCGCGCCGTGTGGCCCTGGCTGCCGCTGTGGACTGCCGTGGCGCTGCTGGCGATCTTCTCGCACGGGCCGATGCCGCTGTATTCCACCCGTACCCTGGCGGTGGCGTGGGAGATGTGGCACCAGGGCCACTGGCTGGTGCCGCACATCAACGGCCAGCCGTACAGCGAGAAGGCACCGCTGCTGTTCTGGCTGATCCAGGCCGGCTGGTTCGCGTTCGGCGTCAGCGACGTCTGGCCGCGCGTGCTGGAGGTGCTGTTCGGCGGCACGCAGTTGGTGCTGGTCTCGCTGCTGGCACGACGGCTGTTCCCGCAGCGGCCGTGGATGGCCAAGGCCGCGCCGTGGATGCTGCTGGCATTCGGCTACGCGTTCCTGTTTGGCCTGCAGATCATGTACGACGTGCTGCTGGCGGTGTGGACGCTGGCCGCCCTGCTATGCCTGACCCCGAAACCGCAGCGCAGCGAGCCACGCTGGCTGCTGTTCGGCCTCTGCGTGGGCTTCGGGCTGCTGACCAAGGGCCCGGTGATGCTGCTGCACGTGGCCTTCCCGTGGCTGCTCGGCCCGCTGTGGAACGACTGGGCCAGCCAGCACCGCGCGCGCTGGTATGGCCGCGGCGTGCTGGCGCTGCTGCTCGGCGGCGCGATGCTGCTGGCCTGGGCGCTGCCGGCCGGATTCTCCGGCGGCGAGGCGTACCGGCAGCGGCTGTTCTTCACCCAGACCGCCGGCCGCGTGGTCGACAAGCTGGCCCAGGGCAAGGACCTGCAGAACCACGCCGCGCCGTTCTGGTTCTACCTGCTGTGGCTGCCGGTGATGTTGTTCCCGTTCGCCGGCTGGCCGCGCGTCTGGGTGGCCGTGGCCAGTCTGCGCCGGCCGCTGGAATCGGGCCTGCGCTTCGCGCTGTGCTGGCTGCTGCCCACCTTCGTGGTGCTTTCGCTGATCAGCGGCAAGCAGCTGTACTACCCGTTGCCGGAACTCGGCGGCATCACCCTGCTGCTGGCCGGTGCCATCGCCGTGCTGCGCGAACGCCGGCCGAGCCTGGCCGGCAACGGCTGGCTCGGCACCTGGCCGCTGGGCGCGGGCGGCATCGTGTTCGCCGTGGCGCTGTTCCTGCTGCCGTTGCTGGTGGCCGGCAACCACCTGCATGGCGAATGGGCCGATGCCGCGGCGCCATACAGCCGCTATTTCAGCGTGGTGTTCCTGCTGCTGGGCAGCCTGCTGCTGCTGCGCGGCCGTGGCGAGCTGCGCCGGCTGGCGGTGGCCGGGCTGGTCGGCGTGCTCGCGCTCAATACCCTGTTCACGCTGACCCTGTGGCCGCGCTACGACCTGCGCCCCACCGCGCACCTGCTCGGCGCCGCCGACCAGGCCAACCGGGCGATCGCCTTCCTCGGCAACTACGAGGGCCAGTTCCATTTCGAGGGCCGGCTGACCCGCCCGATCGAGGAGCTGCTGGGTAACCCGGTGGTGCAGGACCAGGCCGTGCAGGACTTCGCCCGTGCCCACCCGGATGGCCTGATCGTGGTGCGCGTGGACCAGACGGACGCGAACGACCTGCGCTACGCGCTGCTGGTGCAGCCGTTCCGCTCGTCATGGCTGGTGGTCTGGCCGGCCACCTCGCTGGCCGACCTGCGCGCCGGGCACACCCCGCCGGAACCGGCCCAGCCGACGCGGATCTATCCGGCCGACGACTGGCGCTACCGCACCCAGCCATGA
- a CDS encoding tetratricopeptide repeat protein gives MSAELIASLRQQCGGPRDGALLRFSLGSALLADGDSGAAIDELRRAAGFDPAYSAAWKLLGKACLASGDETAAADAWRHGIAAAAQRGDKQAEKEMGVFLRRLENPRP, from the coding sequence ATGAGCGCCGAGTTGATCGCCAGCCTGCGCCAACAGTGCGGCGGCCCACGCGACGGTGCGCTGCTGCGCTTCTCGCTGGGCAGCGCGCTGCTGGCCGACGGCGACAGCGGCGCGGCGATCGACGAGCTGCGCCGCGCGGCAGGTTTCGACCCGGCGTATTCGGCGGCGTGGAAACTGCTCGGCAAGGCCTGCCTGGCCAGCGGCGACGAAACCGCTGCCGCCGACGCCTGGCGCCACGGCATCGCCGCTGCCGCGCAGCGCGGCGACAAACAGGCCGAAAAGGAAATGGGCGTGTTCCTGCGCCGGCTGGAAAACCCCCGGCCCTAG
- a CDS encoding UDP-glucuronic acid decarboxylase family protein, translating into MKRILVTGGAGFLGSHLCDRLLHDGHDVLCVDNFFTGSKRNVAHLLAHPYFELMRHDVTFPLYVEVERIFNLACPASPVHYQHDPVQTTKTSVHGAINMLGLAKRVKARILQASTSEVYGDPEVHPQVEGYWGKVNPIGIRSCYDEGKRCAETLFFDYHRQHALDIKVVRIFNTYGPRMHPNDGRVVSNFIMQALRGEDITIYGDGSQTRSFCYVDDLVEAMVRMMESGHGFTGPVNIGNPVEHTMLELAEKVLALVGGRSKLVYRPLPSDDPRQRQPDIGVARDRLGWQPTVALEDGLKETIGYFRRLLQDGAAA; encoded by the coding sequence ATGAAACGAATCCTCGTCACCGGCGGTGCCGGATTCCTCGGCTCGCACCTGTGCGATCGCCTGCTCCACGACGGCCACGACGTGCTGTGCGTGGACAACTTCTTCACCGGCAGCAAGCGCAACGTGGCGCACCTGCTCGCGCACCCGTACTTCGAGCTGATGCGGCACGACGTGACCTTCCCGCTGTACGTGGAGGTGGAGCGCATCTTCAACCTCGCCTGCCCGGCCTCGCCGGTGCACTACCAGCACGACCCGGTGCAGACCACCAAGACCAGCGTGCACGGGGCGATCAACATGCTCGGCCTGGCCAAGCGGGTGAAGGCGCGCATCCTGCAGGCCTCCACCAGCGAGGTGTACGGCGACCCGGAAGTGCACCCGCAGGTCGAGGGCTACTGGGGCAAGGTCAATCCCATCGGCATCCGCAGCTGCTATGACGAAGGCAAGCGCTGCGCCGAGACGCTGTTCTTCGACTACCACCGCCAGCATGCGCTGGACATCAAGGTGGTGCGCATCTTCAACACCTACGGCCCGCGCATGCATCCGAACGACGGCCGCGTGGTGAGCAACTTCATCATGCAGGCGCTGCGCGGCGAGGACATCACCATCTACGGCGACGGCAGCCAGACGCGCAGCTTCTGCTACGTCGACGACCTGGTCGAGGCGATGGTGCGCATGATGGAATCCGGGCACGGGTTCACCGGCCCGGTGAACATCGGCAACCCGGTCGAGCACACCATGCTGGAGCTGGCCGAGAAGGTGCTGGCCCTGGTCGGCGGTCGCTCGAAGCTGGTGTACCGACCGCTGCCGTCGGACGACCCCCGCCAGCGCCAGCCGGACATCGGCGTGGCCCGCGACCGGCTTGGCTGGCAGCCGACGGTGGCGCTGGAGGACGGCCTGAAGGAAACCATCGGCTACTTCCGCCGCCTGCTGCAGGACGGTGCGGCGGCATGA
- a CDS encoding CDP-glycerol glycerophosphotransferase family protein, protein MTNRKHYLLYGSERYALAILRPLQEAIRARGDEAAWFFDGPGAEDLVAGERLLSVAEVRAWQPIAVITSSNAVPHFFPGVKVETFHGFDAGKPRHIYVRGFFDLYCTTGPRDTAQFQAIADKVGHFSVTETGFPKLDPFMQEISGPLPPVRTPPVILYHSTFSPSWSAAETLYEEVKRLSRDGRWRWIVTFHPKMNPDTTAKFKALQNEYLRFAENDNILELFPQVDLMCSDTSSALNEFLLTGKPVVTFKNRRPGPQLIDIDEAKDFEPAIERALSRPPELMTAIRAYADTIHPYRDGRSSERVLEAIDAFIARGAKNRRRKPLNLWRKLKIRRRIGYWGPA, encoded by the coding sequence ATGACCAACCGGAAACACTATCTTCTGTATGGCTCCGAGCGCTACGCGCTGGCCATCCTGCGCCCGCTGCAGGAAGCCATCCGCGCCCGCGGCGACGAGGCGGCCTGGTTCTTCGACGGCCCCGGCGCGGAGGACCTGGTCGCTGGCGAACGCCTGCTGAGCGTGGCCGAGGTGCGCGCGTGGCAGCCTATCGCGGTGATCACCTCGTCCAACGCGGTGCCGCATTTTTTCCCCGGCGTGAAGGTGGAGACCTTCCACGGCTTCGACGCCGGCAAGCCGCGGCACATCTACGTGCGTGGCTTCTTCGACCTGTACTGCACCACCGGCCCGCGCGACACCGCGCAGTTCCAGGCGATCGCCGACAAGGTCGGCCACTTCAGCGTGACCGAGACCGGCTTCCCCAAGCTCGACCCTTTCATGCAGGAGATCAGCGGCCCGCTGCCGCCGGTGCGCACGCCGCCGGTGATCCTGTACCACTCCACCTTCTCGCCCTCGTGGAGCGCGGCCGAGACGCTGTACGAGGAAGTGAAGCGGCTGTCGCGCGACGGCCGCTGGCGCTGGATCGTCACCTTCCACCCGAAGATGAACCCGGACACCACCGCGAAGTTCAAGGCGCTGCAGAACGAGTACCTGCGCTTCGCCGAGAACGACAACATCCTGGAGCTGTTCCCGCAGGTCGACCTGATGTGCTCGGACACCTCCTCGGCGCTCAACGAATTCCTGCTCACCGGCAAGCCGGTGGTGACGTTCAAGAACCGCCGGCCTGGCCCGCAGCTGATCGACATCGACGAGGCGAAGGACTTCGAGCCGGCGATCGAGCGCGCGCTGAGTCGCCCGCCGGAACTGATGACGGCGATCCGCGCGTACGCCGACACGATCCATCCCTACCGCGACGGCCGCTCCAGCGAACGTGTGCTGGAGGCGATCGACGCCTTCATCGCCCGCGGCGCGAAGAATCGCCGGCGCAAGCCGCTGAACCTGTGGCGCAAACTGAAGATCCGCCGGCGCATCGGCTACTGGGGGCCGGCCTGA
- the rpoD gene encoding RNA polymerase sigma factor RpoD, with product MNSKAPHEQQSEIKALISKGLEQGYLTYAEINDHLPDDIVDPEQIEDIMAVLKGVGIEVHDAAPDADPLADKAGSSTDDEAAAEEAVALLSAVDAEVGRTTDPVRMYMREMGTVELLTREGEIAIAKRIEEGLGQVQTALASFPLTIELLLEEYDQHLDGKRRLSEILAGFLDLEEAADLARKEKEAAALLAPEPEPGDDDADEDADDTTEDEEEAGPTGPDPEEVKRRMELLRDHYAKFQKAAPKAASITDKKIVKLRDQMAEEFLKLKLPSALIDGFVRKLREVVNDIRHHERVLMDIFVKQVKMPKAEFIKAFPSNEGNLEWVAELSRKRQKWSPNIKTYREAIDAEQEKLAAIERKLFLPLIDIKDINRAMASGEAKARRAKKEMVEANLRLVISIAKKYTNRGLQFLDLIQEGNIGLMKAVDKFEYRRGYKFSTYATWWIRQAITRSIADQARTIRIPVHMIETINKLNRISRQMLQQFGREATPEELAKEMEMPEDKIRKVLKIAKEPISMETPIGDDEDSHLGDFIEDGNASSPIDSATETGLMETVRDVLAGLTPREAKVLRMRFGIDMNTDHTLEEVGKQFDVTRERIRQIEAKALRKLRHPSRSEQLRSFLDVE from the coding sequence ATGAATAGCAAAGCTCCCCATGAGCAACAGTCGGAAATCAAGGCGCTCATCTCCAAGGGTCTGGAGCAGGGCTACCTGACCTACGCCGAGATCAACGACCACCTGCCCGACGACATCGTCGACCCGGAGCAGATCGAAGACATCATGGCGGTGCTCAAGGGCGTCGGCATCGAAGTGCACGACGCCGCGCCGGACGCCGACCCGCTGGCCGACAAGGCCGGCAGCAGCACCGACGACGAGGCCGCCGCCGAGGAAGCCGTCGCCCTGCTGTCCGCGGTGGACGCCGAGGTCGGCCGCACCACCGACCCGGTGCGCATGTACATGCGCGAGATGGGCACGGTCGAACTGCTCACCCGCGAGGGCGAGATCGCCATCGCCAAGCGCATCGAGGAAGGCCTCGGCCAGGTGCAGACCGCGCTTGCCAGCTTCCCGCTGACCATCGAGCTGCTGCTGGAGGAATACGACCAGCACCTGGACGGCAAGCGCCGCCTCAGCGAGATCCTGGCCGGCTTCCTCGACCTGGAGGAGGCCGCCGACCTCGCCCGCAAGGAGAAGGAAGCCGCCGCGCTGCTGGCGCCGGAGCCCGAGCCCGGTGACGACGACGCCGACGAGGACGCCGACGACACCACCGAGGACGAGGAAGAAGCCGGCCCGACCGGTCCCGACCCGGAAGAGGTCAAGCGCCGGATGGAACTGCTGCGCGACCATTACGCCAAGTTCCAGAAGGCTGCGCCGAAGGCGGCCAGCATCACCGACAAGAAGATCGTCAAGCTGCGCGACCAGATGGCCGAGGAGTTCCTCAAGCTCAAGCTGCCCAGCGCGCTGATCGACGGCTTCGTGCGCAAGCTGCGCGAGGTGGTCAACGACATCCGCCACCACGAGCGCGTGCTGATGGACATCTTCGTCAAGCAGGTGAAGATGCCCAAGGCCGAATTCATCAAGGCGTTCCCCAGCAACGAGGGCAACCTCGAGTGGGTGGCCGAGCTGAGCCGCAAGCGCCAGAAGTGGTCGCCGAACATCAAGACCTACCGCGAGGCGATCGACGCCGAGCAGGAAAAGCTGGCCGCGATCGAGCGCAAGCTGTTCCTGCCGCTGATCGACATCAAGGACATCAACCGCGCCATGGCCAGTGGCGAGGCGAAAGCCCGTCGCGCCAAGAAGGAGATGGTCGAGGCGAACCTGCGCCTGGTGATCTCGATCGCCAAGAAATACACCAACCGCGGCCTGCAGTTCCTCGATCTGATCCAGGAAGGCAACATCGGCCTGATGAAGGCGGTGGACAAGTTCGAATACCGCCGCGGCTACAAGTTCTCGACCTACGCCACCTGGTGGATCCGCCAGGCGATCACCCGCTCGATCGCCGACCAGGCGCGCACCATCCGCATCCCGGTGCACATGATCGAGACGATCAACAAGTTGAACCGCATTTCCCGCCAGATGCTGCAGCAGTTCGGCCGCGAGGCGACGCCGGAAGAGCTGGCCAAGGAAATGGAGATGCCCGAGGACAAGATCCGCAAGGTGCTGAAGATCGCCAAAGAGCCCATTTCGATGGAAACCCCGATCGGCGACGACGAGGATTCCCACCTGGGCGACTTCATCGAGGACGGCAACGCCAGCTCGCCGATCGATTCGGCCACCGAAACCGGCCTGATGGAGACCGTGCGCGACGTGCTCGCCGGCCTGACCCCGCGGGAAGCGAAAGTGCTGCGCATGCGCTTCGGCATCGACATGAACACCGACCACACCTTGGAAGAAGTCGGCAAGCAGTTCGACGTCACCCGCGAGCGGATCCGCCAGATCGAGGCCAAGGCACTGCGCAAGCTGCGCCACCCCAGCCGTTCGGAACAGCTGCGCTCGTTCCTCGACGTCGAGTAA
- a CDS encoding lipid A biosynthesis acyltransferase translates to MRIDMYLVYLLLRLLALLPLRALHGIGSGLGRLLLWRGGRTVHNTAVNLRIVRPQLDQTAQAALLREVMVESGKSASEIVKVWGAGAERALGLVREVRGEALLDAALAAGKGVIIAAPHLGCWELLNYWLCRKTPMAILYRPPRIAAIEGLLRKVRGALAPEQVRADGAGVRTLYKRLAAGGTVGILPDQKPRAGEGQIAPFFDREALTMVLLPRLAARTGATVLYAFAERLPQGAGYRIHLLPAPQGLADADLAVACAALNRGVQDCVELAFAQYQWQYKRYSADGLISPYDREQG, encoded by the coding sequence ATGCGTATCGACATGTACCTCGTCTACCTCCTGTTGCGCCTGCTGGCGCTGCTGCCGTTGCGTGCGCTGCACGGCATCGGCAGCGGCCTGGGCCGCCTGCTGCTGTGGCGGGGTGGCCGCACGGTGCACAACACCGCGGTGAACCTGCGCATCGTGCGGCCGCAGCTGGATCAGACGGCGCAGGCGGCGCTGCTGCGCGAGGTGATGGTCGAGAGTGGCAAATCGGCCAGCGAGATCGTCAAGGTCTGGGGTGCCGGCGCCGAGCGCGCGCTGGGGCTGGTGCGCGAGGTGCGTGGCGAGGCGCTGCTGGATGCCGCGCTGGCTGCGGGCAAGGGCGTGATCATCGCCGCACCGCACCTGGGGTGCTGGGAGCTGTTGAATTACTGGCTGTGCCGCAAGACGCCGATGGCGATCCTGTACCGGCCGCCGCGGATCGCCGCGATCGAGGGCCTGCTGCGCAAGGTGCGCGGCGCGCTGGCGCCGGAGCAGGTGCGTGCGGACGGCGCCGGCGTACGCACGCTGTACAAGCGGCTCGCCGCGGGCGGCACGGTCGGCATCCTGCCGGACCAGAAGCCGCGTGCGGGCGAAGGCCAGATCGCGCCGTTCTTCGACCGCGAGGCGCTGACCATGGTGCTGCTGCCGCGGCTGGCCGCGCGCACCGGCGCGACCGTGCTGTACGCATTCGCCGAGCGGCTGCCGCAAGGTGCCGGTTATCGCATCCACCTGCTGCCGGCGCCGCAGGGGCTGGCCGATGCCGACCTCGCCGTCGCCTGCGCGGCGCTCAACCGGGGCGTGCAGGATTGCGTGGAACTGGCCTTCGCGCAGTACCAGTGGCAGTACAAGCGCTACTCGGCGGATGGCCTGATCAGCCCGTACGATCGTGAACAGGGCTAA
- a CDS encoding glycosyltransferase family 2 protein: MTSFAVVITSYNYRDFVGTAIDSALAQSRAPMQVIVVDDGSTDGTPAYLRERYGADSRVTLLCGENGGQLVAFQRGVAQARADVVCFLDADDRWEPDYLARLGELYDSRRDVDFVFSDLQLFGDENRWMGYAAQSRDLGFTAISTYVLMHWYGAPTSALSMRALWARRTLELPAELGQTWRLSADNCLVFGASVLGARKYYLRTGAVHYRIHGNNGWWGRQTAATKYLNRFRSRCLIEIYARNIGLDERCLESVKHEFRTKPAPSWREARHYAKLARLRHGSWLRNQQRAASILWSAMRSSRRASEARPATD, from the coding sequence ATGACCAGCTTTGCCGTCGTCATCACCAGCTACAACTACCGCGACTTCGTCGGCACGGCGATCGACAGCGCGCTGGCGCAGAGCCGCGCGCCGATGCAGGTCATCGTGGTCGACGACGGCTCCACCGACGGCACGCCGGCGTATCTGCGCGAACGCTACGGCGCCGATTCGCGGGTGACCCTGCTGTGCGGCGAGAACGGCGGCCAGCTGGTCGCGTTCCAGCGCGGCGTGGCGCAGGCGCGCGCCGACGTGGTCTGTTTCCTGGACGCCGACGACCGCTGGGAACCGGATTACCTGGCGCGCCTGGGCGAGCTCTATGACAGCCGCCGCGACGTCGATTTCGTGTTCTCCGACCTGCAACTGTTCGGCGACGAGAACCGCTGGATGGGCTACGCCGCGCAGTCGCGCGACCTGGGCTTCACCGCGATCAGCACCTACGTGCTGATGCACTGGTACGGCGCTCCCACCTCGGCGCTGTCGATGCGTGCGCTGTGGGCGCGCCGCACGCTGGAGCTGCCGGCGGAGCTGGGCCAGACCTGGCGGCTGTCCGCCGACAACTGCCTGGTGTTCGGCGCCAGCGTGCTGGGTGCGCGCAAGTATTACCTGCGCACCGGCGCGGTGCATTACCGCATCCACGGCAACAACGGCTGGTGGGGCAGGCAGACGGCGGCCACGAAGTACCTCAACCGGTTCCGTTCGCGCTGCCTGATCGAGATCTATGCCAGGAACATCGGCCTGGACGAGCGCTGCCTGGAGAGTGTCAAGCACGAGTTCCGCACCAAGCCGGCTCCTTCCTGGCGCGAGGCGCGGCACTACGCGAAGCTGGCGCGCCTGCGCCACGGCTCGTGGCTGCGCAACCAGCAGCGTGCCGCATCGATCCTGTGGTCGGCGATGCGGTCGAGCCGGCGTGCGTCGGAAGCACGGCCGGCGACGGACTGA
- a CDS encoding glycosyltransferase family 2 protein produces MRISVAVITYNWPAALEQVLRALAAQSELPHEVIVTDDGSQPATRELLERMAADYPVRLVHLWQPDDGARMSRARNRAIAAAQGDYVILLDGDMVAERHFIADHRAFARRGCFVQGSRVLTDAALTRRLLEGDVTMPGFFSRGIERRRHTLRLPLLARWYARPGTKQRGIKSCNMAFWRDDLLRLNGFNEAMTGWGREDTELALRAFHAGLLRRELRFSALATHLYHPTRKHVVDNPNDRIVDDTRARRLLRCERGVEQHLAEFADPPPDLRTRAAQPS; encoded by the coding sequence ATGCGCATCAGCGTCGCCGTGATCACCTACAACTGGCCTGCCGCGCTGGAGCAGGTGTTGCGTGCGCTGGCCGCGCAGAGCGAGCTGCCGCACGAGGTGATCGTCACCGACGACGGCTCGCAGCCGGCCACGCGTGAACTGCTGGAGCGCATGGCCGCGGATTATCCGGTGCGCCTGGTGCACCTGTGGCAGCCCGACGACGGCGCGCGCATGAGCCGTGCGCGCAACCGCGCCATCGCCGCCGCGCAGGGCGACTACGTGATCCTGCTCGACGGTGACATGGTCGCCGAGCGGCACTTCATCGCCGACCATCGGGCGTTCGCTCGCCGTGGCTGCTTCGTGCAGGGTTCGCGCGTGCTGACCGACGCCGCACTGACCCGGCGCCTGCTGGAAGGCGACGTGACCATGCCGGGCTTCTTCAGCCGCGGCATCGAGCGGCGCCGGCACACCTTGCGCCTGCCGCTGCTGGCGCGGTGGTACGCCCGGCCCGGCACCAAGCAACGCGGCATCAAGAGCTGCAACATGGCGTTCTGGCGCGACGACCTGCTGCGCCTGAACGGCTTCAACGAGGCGATGACCGGCTGGGGTCGCGAGGATACCGAGCTGGCCCTGCGCGCCTTCCATGCCGGCCTGCTGCGGCGCGAGCTGCGCTTCAGCGCGCTGGCGACGCACCTCTACCACCCCACCCGCAAGCACGTCGTCGACAATCCGAACGATCGCATCGTGGACGACACGCGCGCGCGCCGGCTGCTGCGTTGCGAGCGCGGCGTCGAGCAGCATCTGGCCGAGTTCGCCGATCCGCCGCCGGACCTGCGCACGCGCGCCGCTCAGCCGAGCTGA
- a CDS encoding glycosyltransferase family 2 protein, with translation MPTFPLTLAVITHNESGSIARCLDSVPFAAEKLVVDSGSDDDTVAIAQAHGARVIHQDWLGFGAQRNFASAQCAHDWILVLDADEYLSPELATELQQRLPALIAGAAAAAYLRRRTIYMGRPMRWYRPSVGEKLARLYHRGRARWSDARVHESLRFDGAAPTLRAPFDHANNPTLPHKQLKVLRYAELKCRDWLDKRKPVRMWQVPFVYALAFLKDYVFRLACLDGWRGFLIAQTAASYALYKRMRYYEMVNHPESVASATALLRKHEIDR, from the coding sequence ATGCCCACGTTCCCGCTGACCCTCGCCGTCATCACCCACAACGAGTCCGGGAGCATCGCGCGCTGCCTGGACAGCGTGCCGTTCGCGGCCGAGAAACTGGTGGTCGACTCCGGCAGCGACGACGACACGGTGGCGATCGCGCAGGCACACGGCGCACGCGTGATCCACCAGGACTGGCTCGGCTTCGGCGCGCAGCGCAACTTCGCCAGCGCGCAGTGCGCGCACGACTGGATCCTGGTGCTGGACGCCGACGAATACCTCAGCCCGGAACTCGCCACCGAACTGCAGCAGCGCCTGCCCGCGCTGATCGCCGGCGCCGCGGCGGCGGCGTACCTGCGCCGCCGCACGATCTACATGGGCCGGCCGATGCGCTGGTATCGCCCGTCGGTAGGCGAGAAGCTGGCGCGGCTGTACCACCGGGGCCGCGCGCGCTGGAGCGACGCACGGGTGCACGAGTCACTGCGCTTCGACGGCGCCGCACCGACGCTGCGCGCGCCATTCGACCACGCCAACAACCCGACCCTGCCGCACAAGCAGCTGAAGGTGTTGCGCTACGCCGAACTGAAATGCCGCGACTGGCTGGACAAGCGCAAGCCGGTGCGGATGTGGCAGGTCCCGTTCGTTTACGCGCTGGCCTTCCTCAAGGACTATGTGTTCCGGCTGGCCTGCCTGGACGGCTGGCGCGGCTTCCTGATCGCGCAGACCGCGGCCAGCTACGCGCTGTACAAGCGCATGCGTTACTACGAGATGGTCAACCATCCGGAGTCGGTGGCGAGTGCAACGGCCCTGCTCCGCAAACACGAAATCGACCGCTGA
- the dtd gene encoding D-aminoacyl-tRNA deacylase: protein MIALIQRVVSASVSVGDETVGAIGPGLLALVAVQPDDGEAQAKRMLERLLGYRVFADANGRMNRSLTDTGGGLLLVSQFTLAADTRSGMRPSFTSAAPPEHGRRWFERLLELARAAHPGVETGRFGAHMMIQLVNDGPVTFWLDTG from the coding sequence ATGATTGCCCTGATCCAGCGTGTAGTGTCCGCCAGCGTCAGTGTCGGCGACGAAACGGTCGGCGCGATCGGCCCCGGCCTGCTGGCGCTGGTGGCGGTGCAGCCGGACGACGGCGAGGCGCAGGCGAAGCGCATGCTGGAACGCCTGCTCGGCTACCGCGTGTTCGCCGACGCCAACGGCAGGATGAACCGCTCGCTCACCGACACCGGTGGCGGCCTGCTGCTGGTCAGCCAGTTCACCCTGGCCGCCGACACCCGTTCCGGCATGCGCCCCAGCTTCACCAGCGCGGCACCGCCCGAGCACGGCCGGCGCTGGTTCGAGCGGCTGCTGGAGCTGGCCCGCGCCGCACACCCGGGGGTGGAAACCGGGCGCTTCGGCGCCCATATGATGATCCAGCTGGTGAACGACGGCCCGGTGACTTTCTGGCTCGACACCGGCTGA